A genome region from Christensenella minuta includes the following:
- a CDS encoding amidohydrolase family protein, whose translation MIEIRHAALVTNNDRDEVVRDATIQVKDGKIAYAGPGKDAPEFSAERVIDAHGNIVMPGFANMHTHVPMNLFRSYADDLDLMTWLNTRIFPAEDKLTKESAYWASMAAMCELAAAGVVAFNEMYFFVDSIARAARESGLRGVLSRAVVTPAPGVGERMLAESKELFEKYNGQGRLKVFLSPHAQYTVNNGMLEQIAQMAEELGTGVHMHVSETRGEHETCMKEQGMTPIELCRKTGLLGVPFYAAHCVWVSEHDMELMAEFGATVLSCPKSNLKLASGIAPLEKMMRKGVRVTLGTDGAASNNKLSMWEEMTYASFLQKGTTYDPKAMPAAQTLKLATRYGAEALGLDSGIVEAGKDADLVMIDTAGIRYTPDYDDVSLLVYAGSDADVCMTMVGGDVIYEDGKFAFADIGEVKAKLAEYAEIMKKI comes from the coding sequence ATGATAGAAATACGCCATGCGGCACTGGTTACGAATAATGACAGGGATGAAGTGGTGCGGGATGCGACGATACAGGTAAAGGATGGAAAGATCGCTTACGCAGGACCGGGAAAGGATGCGCCTGAGTTCTCCGCAGAGCGCGTGATCGACGCGCACGGGAATATCGTAATGCCTGGATTTGCGAATATGCATACCCATGTTCCCATGAACCTCTTTCGTTCCTATGCGGATGATCTTGACCTGATGACATGGCTGAATACGCGGATTTTCCCCGCAGAGGATAAGCTTACGAAGGAAAGCGCTTATTGGGCAAGTATGGCCGCAATGTGCGAGCTTGCGGCCGCAGGAGTGGTTGCTTTCAACGAGATGTATTTTTTCGTCGATTCCATTGCCAGGGCGGCACGGGAAAGCGGCCTGCGTGGGGTCCTTTCGCGTGCGGTGGTGACCCCTGCGCCCGGCGTGGGCGAACGAATGCTGGCGGAAAGCAAAGAGCTGTTTGAGAAATATAACGGCCAAGGACGGCTGAAAGTTTTCCTGTCGCCGCATGCGCAATATACGGTAAACAACGGGATGCTGGAGCAAATTGCGCAAATGGCAGAGGAGCTTGGCACCGGGGTGCATATGCATGTATCCGAGACGCGCGGCGAACATGAAACGTGTATGAAAGAACAAGGGATGACTCCGATTGAGCTGTGCCGGAAAACCGGATTGCTCGGCGTACCGTTTTATGCCGCGCATTGTGTATGGGTGAGTGAACATGATATGGAGTTAATGGCAGAGTTCGGTGCTACGGTGCTTTCGTGCCCCAAAAGCAACTTGAAGCTTGCAAGCGGGATCGCCCCGCTGGAAAAAATGATGCGAAAGGGCGTCAGGGTAACGCTGGGAACGGATGGCGCCGCTTCCAACAATAAGCTGTCCATGTGGGAAGAGATGACTTATGCCTCCTTCCTGCAAAAAGGAACGACCTATGATCCCAAAGCGATGCCTGCCGCGCAAACATTGAAGTTAGCTACGCGTTACGGCGCGGAAGCGCTCGGCTTGGACAGTGGAATTGTTGAAGCGGGCAAGGACGCGGACCTTGTTATGATAGATACGGCGGGGATTCGTTATACGCCGGATTATGACGATGTATCGTTGCTTGTGTACGCAGGCAGCGACGCGGACGTGTGTATGACAATGGTCGGCGGAGACGTTATCTATGAAGATGGGAAATTTGCATTTGCGGATATTGGGGAAGTAAAGGCAAAGCTCGCAGAATATGCAGAAATAATGAAAAAGATTTAA
- a CDS encoding adenosylhomocysteinase, with translation MSDIRNIKLAPSGRQKIEWVKRYMPVLKSFEEEFAPQKPFDGYRMCVCCHLEAKTAYLIQVIQACGAKVAACASNPLSTQDDVVAALVEGGADVYAIHGETMEQYESHIRSALETEPNLIVDDGGDVITMLHEEFPELLAGVIGASEETTTGVLRLKAMEKAGELKIPVIPVNDAQCKYMFDNRYGTGQSVWDGIMRTTNLIVAGKRVVVAGYGWCGKGVAKRAAALGARVIVTEIDHIKATEALMDGFDVMSMNDAAALGDIFVTVTGCEDVIVGRHFDKMKDGVLLANAGHFDCEVKVSELAEMSEKVVEMRSNVEGYVQKDGRVLNVIAGGRLVNLASGDGHPAEIMDMSFALQFLAQKYIRENHSSMRPGLMNLPEDIDYSVAVRKLKAMGGAVDVLTPEQHKYLYGD, from the coding sequence ATGAGCGATATCAGGAACATTAAGCTTGCTCCTTCGGGCAGGCAGAAAATTGAGTGGGTTAAACGGTATATGCCCGTGTTGAAGAGCTTTGAGGAGGAGTTCGCGCCGCAGAAACCGTTTGATGGTTATCGGATGTGTGTATGTTGCCATCTGGAGGCTAAAACGGCGTACCTGATCCAGGTGATACAGGCATGCGGCGCCAAGGTCGCGGCTTGTGCGTCCAATCCGTTATCCACGCAGGATGACGTGGTTGCGGCGCTTGTAGAGGGTGGCGCAGACGTGTATGCGATCCACGGTGAAACAATGGAGCAGTATGAATCCCACATCAGAAGTGCGTTGGAAACAGAACCGAATTTGATCGTTGACGATGGCGGCGATGTAATCACCATGCTGCATGAAGAATTTCCGGAACTTCTCGCGGGGGTCATCGGCGCGAGCGAGGAAACAACGACAGGCGTGCTGCGGCTCAAGGCGATGGAAAAAGCCGGAGAGCTCAAGATACCGGTGATTCCCGTTAACGACGCGCAGTGCAAGTATATGTTTGACAACCGCTACGGGACAGGTCAATCCGTCTGGGACGGCATCATGCGTACGACGAACCTGATCGTCGCAGGAAAACGTGTGGTAGTTGCAGGTTATGGCTGGTGCGGAAAGGGCGTTGCCAAACGGGCTGCCGCACTTGGCGCGCGCGTGATTGTAACGGAGATCGACCACATTAAGGCGACGGAAGCTCTGATGGACGGTTTCGATGTGATGAGTATGAACGATGCGGCGGCGCTTGGAGATATCTTCGTTACCGTTACAGGCTGCGAGGATGTTATTGTGGGTCGTCATTTCGATAAAATGAAGGATGGTGTGCTCCTTGCGAACGCCGGGCATTTTGACTGCGAGGTCAAGGTTTCCGAGCTTGCGGAGATGAGTGAAAAAGTCGTTGAAATGCGCAGCAATGTGGAAGGCTATGTGCAAAAGGATGGAAGGGTGCTGAATGTGATCGCGGGGGGCCGTCTCGTGAATCTGGCGTCAGGTGACGGGCATCCGGCGGAGATTATGGACATGAGTTTTGCACTGCAGTTCCTTGCGCAGAAGTATATCAGGGAAAATCACAGCTCTATGAGGCCGGGCCTTATGAATCTGCCCGAGGACATCGATTACAGCGTAGCTGTGAGAAAGCTGAAAGCGATGGGCGGCGCGGTGGATGTGCTGACGCCGGAGCAACATAAATATTTATATGGAGACTGA
- the galU gene encoding UTP--glucose-1-phosphate uridylyltransferase GalU, whose amino-acid sequence MKIRKAVIPAAGLGTRFLPATKAQPKEMLPIVDKPTIQYIVEEAVASGIESIVIITGRSKRAIEDHFDKSIELELELTKKNKCELLQLVEDIASMVNVMYVRQKEPLGLGHAILTARDFIGSEPFGVILGDDVVKGDRPALGQLMDAYEECGSTVLGVQRVNIEDTDKYGVVATDDPEGRMHRVSDLVEKPGPEHAPSDIAILGRYVLTPGIFEAIENTPPGKGGEIQLTDAIRRLRETEAIYAYEFEGKRYDVGDKLGFLKATCEFALDREDLREDFAEYLKELIGEMK is encoded by the coding sequence ATGAAAATCAGGAAGGCTGTTATTCCCGCTGCAGGACTTGGAACGCGTTTTTTGCCTGCGACAAAGGCACAGCCAAAGGAAATGCTCCCCATCGTGGATAAGCCGACCATTCAATATATCGTTGAAGAAGCGGTTGCGAGCGGAATTGAAAGTATTGTAATTATTACGGGCAGGAGCAAACGGGCGATCGAGGATCATTTCGATAAATCGATCGAGCTGGAGCTGGAACTGACGAAGAAAAACAAATGCGAACTGCTGCAGCTTGTGGAAGATATTGCCAGCATGGTAAACGTGATGTATGTGCGGCAGAAAGAGCCCCTCGGGCTCGGTCATGCGATTCTTACGGCAAGGGACTTTATTGGCAGCGAACCGTTTGGCGTGATTTTGGGAGACGACGTGGTAAAGGGAGACAGGCCCGCGCTCGGGCAGCTTATGGATGCCTATGAGGAATGCGGGTCCACCGTACTTGGCGTTCAGCGGGTGAATATTGAAGATACCGATAAATACGGCGTGGTTGCTACGGACGATCCGGAAGGGAGGATGCACCGGGTTTCCGATCTTGTCGAAAAACCCGGCCCGGAACACGCGCCGTCCGATATTGCAATTCTGGGGCGGTATGTTCTCACCCCGGGAATATTCGAGGCGATTGAAAACACTCCGCCGGGGAAGGGCGGGGAAATCCAGCTTACGGACGCGATCAGAAGGCTGAGAGAGACGGAAGCGATTTACGCGTATGAGTTCGAGGGAAAGCGTTATGATGTAGGCGATAAGCTTGGCTTTCTGAAGGCGACCTGCGAGTTTGCGCTCGACAGGGAGGACCTCCGGGAGGATTTCGCGGAATACTTAAAGGAATTAATAGGAGAGATGAAATGA
- a CDS encoding lysophospholipid acyltransferase family protein: protein MKPTKEELQKPEEGEQKPELEKLREREKPRRKGPAERMWAPIKLHLDEDYQYVTKNWGLRFLYYFAMFVGMPFGYLFFKIRWGFGVIDKKNAKLVKKTSAITVANHVHNMDSPMLTYVFYPSAPYFVALKHNFEAFIIGGLVRVLRGVPLPSDLKNFEHFSEQMNDVLQHTTRKVHMYPEGEIAPYSRELRKFKNGAFHFAVKNNVPVLPMVFVFPKPQKVKLVVGKPIYLKDVPGAEGLKPPKQTVLMCRYVREKMQEMLDEYYGGLEK, encoded by the coding sequence TTGAAACCGACGAAGGAAGAACTTCAAAAGCCGGAGGAAGGCGAACAAAAGCCGGAACTGGAGAAACTGCGGGAAAGAGAAAAGCCGCGCAGGAAGGGGCCGGCGGAACGTATGTGGGCGCCGATCAAGCTGCACCTTGATGAGGATTACCAGTATGTTACAAAAAACTGGGGCCTGCGCTTTCTATATTATTTTGCGATGTTTGTAGGAATGCCTTTCGGATATCTGTTTTTTAAGATCCGCTGGGGGTTTGGCGTGATCGATAAAAAGAACGCCAAGCTGGTAAAAAAAACGTCTGCGATCACGGTGGCAAACCATGTGCACAACATGGATTCGCCAATGCTTACTTATGTGTTTTACCCGAGCGCGCCTTATTTTGTCGCTTTGAAGCATAATTTTGAAGCGTTTATAATAGGCGGCCTTGTGCGTGTGCTGCGAGGGGTTCCGCTGCCGTCCGATCTAAAAAATTTTGAACATTTCTCCGAGCAGATGAATGATGTGCTCCAGCATACGACGCGCAAAGTGCATATGTATCCCGAGGGGGAGATTGCGCCCTATTCAAGGGAGCTGCGGAAATTCAAAAATGGCGCGTTTCATTTTGCTGTGAAAAATAATGTCCCCGTACTGCCGATGGTGTTTGTTTTTCCCAAGCCCCAAAAGGTGAAGCTGGTTGTTGGGAAGCCCATTTATCTGAAAGATGTTCCGGGAGCGGAGGGGCTGAAACCTCCAAAGCAGACGGTACTGATGTGCAGGTATGTGAGGGAAAAGATGCAGGAAATGCTGGATGAATATTATGGAGGACTCGAAAAATGA
- a CDS encoding secondary thiamine-phosphate synthase enzyme YjbQ produces MKSYREVLEFEVPQRRQLLNITPQVEKALRVSGIKEGLCLVNAMNITASVFINDDESGLHADFEKWLERLAPEKPYSQYAHNGYEDNADAHMKRTVMGREVVVAVTDGRLDFGTWEQIFYGEFDGKRKKRVLIKIIGE; encoded by the coding sequence ATGAAAAGCTATCGTGAAGTATTGGAATTTGAAGTTCCGCAGCGCAGGCAGCTTTTGAATATTACACCTCAGGTGGAAAAAGCACTCCGGGTGAGCGGCATCAAGGAAGGCCTGTGTCTTGTAAATGCCATGAATATAACGGCAAGCGTTTTTATCAATGACGATGAAAGCGGCCTGCATGCTGATTTTGAAAAATGGCTCGAGCGTCTCGCGCCGGAAAAGCCTTATAGTCAATATGCCCACAATGGCTACGAAGATAATGCAGACGCGCATATGAAACGTACCGTGATGGGGCGTGAGGTCGTTGTGGCAGTTACGGATGGGCGTCTTGATTTTGGAACGTGGGAACAAATATTTTATGGCGAGTTTGACGGAAAGCGCAAAAAGCGCGTTTTGATTAAGATAATAGGAGAATGA
- a CDS encoding AMP-binding protein, whose protein sequence is MYEKFSTAGFTSYEDFAKNFKTFVPENFNFAFDVVDELAKEKPEKRALLWTNDADEEKILTFDDISRLSSQAANFFKGAGIKKGDKVMLILKRHYEFWIAVIGLHKLGAIAIPATHLLTKKDIVYRNNAADVKMIVCTKDGELKEHVEDSEAESPTLETKVIVGEKREGWLEFWEEMEKYGQNFPRPQGGEATHNDDIMLLYFTSGTTGMPKMVAHNFVYPLGHIVTAVYWHNADPEGLHLTVADTGWAKSAWGKLYGQWLAETCIFVYDMDKFVPDKLLKKIEKYKVTTFCAPPTIYRYFIKEDLGKYDLSSLKYATIAGEPLNPEVYYQFLEATGLKLMEIYGQTELTVTIGNFIWMEPRPGSMGKPNAMYDLDIVDENGDSCAPGETGEIVVYTDKEVPTGMFMGYYRDDERTQSVWNYGVYHTGDVAWKDEDGYFWYVGRADDVIKSSGYRIGPFEVESALMEHPAVLETAITGVPHPERGQIVKATIVLAEGYEPSDALKKELQNHVKKTTAPYKYPREIEFVKELPKTISGKIRRVELREKDQVKK, encoded by the coding sequence ATATACGAAAAATTCAGCACGGCAGGATTTACGAGTTACGAAGATTTTGCGAAAAATTTCAAGACCTTTGTACCGGAAAATTTTAATTTCGCCTTTGACGTAGTGGATGAGCTGGCAAAAGAAAAGCCGGAAAAGCGCGCGTTGCTGTGGACAAATGACGCAGATGAAGAAAAGATTCTTACATTTGATGATATCAGCAGGCTGTCGAGCCAGGCAGCAAACTTCTTCAAAGGAGCAGGAATCAAAAAGGGCGACAAGGTGATGCTGATTCTGAAGCGCCATTATGAATTTTGGATCGCGGTTATCGGCCTGCACAAGCTGGGGGCGATCGCTATTCCGGCGACGCATCTTTTGACAAAAAAGGATATCGTTTACCGGAATAATGCCGCGGACGTCAAGATGATCGTGTGCACGAAGGATGGAGAGCTGAAAGAGCATGTGGAAGATTCGGAAGCGGAGTCGCCAACGCTTGAAACAAAAGTCATTGTAGGGGAAAAGCGGGAAGGGTGGCTTGAGTTCTGGGAGGAAATGGAAAAATACGGACAGAATTTTCCGCGCCCGCAAGGAGGGGAAGCGACGCATAACGATGATATCATGCTCCTCTATTTTACCTCCGGCACCACGGGGATGCCCAAAATGGTGGCACACAATTTTGTGTATCCGCTGGGGCATATTGTGACGGCCGTTTATTGGCACAATGCTGATCCGGAAGGCCTGCACCTTACGGTAGCGGATACCGGTTGGGCAAAGAGCGCATGGGGAAAGCTCTATGGCCAGTGGCTGGCAGAGACGTGCATCTTTGTCTATGACATGGATAAATTTGTCCCGGACAAGCTTTTGAAAAAGATTGAAAAGTATAAGGTGACGACCTTCTGTGCGCCGCCGACGATTTACCGTTATTTTATCAAGGAGGACCTCGGCAAATACGATCTTTCGTCTTTGAAATATGCGACGATCGCAGGGGAACCGCTGAACCCTGAGGTTTATTATCAATTTTTGGAGGCGACAGGCCTGAAATTGATGGAGATTTACGGTCAGACAGAGCTTACGGTTACAATTGGAAATTTTATCTGGATGGAACCCAGGCCGGGGTCTATGGGCAAACCAAATGCGATGTACGACCTTGACATCGTCGATGAAAACGGCGATTCATGCGCACCGGGCGAAACAGGCGAAATCGTAGTCTATACAGACAAGGAAGTGCCTACGGGAATGTTTATGGGCTACTACCGTGACGATGAACGTACGCAGAGTGTCTGGAACTACGGCGTATACCATACGGGAGATGTTGCGTGGAAGGACGAAGATGGCTATTTCTGGTATGTGGGGCGGGCGGACGACGTGATTAAATCCTCCGGATACCGTATCGGACCGTTTGAAGTGGAAAGCGCACTTATGGAGCATCCGGCGGTGCTTGAAACAGCGATCACCGGCGTACCGCACCCGGAGCGCGGACAGATCGTTAAAGCGACGATCGTCCTTGCAGAAGGTTATGAACCCTCGGATGCATTGAAAAAGGAATTGCAGAACCATGTGAAAAAAACAACGGCCCCTTACAAATATCCGCGAGAAATTGAATTTGTGAAGGAACTGCCGAAGACCATCAGTGGTAAGATCCGCCGGGTGGAACTTCGTGAAAAGGATCAGGTAAAAAAATAA
- a CDS encoding helix-turn-helix domain-containing protein, with amino-acid sequence MNEIKEIAQRISVLREIEEIGIEEMAQLTGKTVEEYREYESGEKDFSFSFLYTLANRFGVDITELLTGDNAKLKTFTLVRKGEGLKMERRKAYKYQHLAPIFKNRAMEPFLVTVEPKDTDAVKKNAHEGQELNYVVEGSMTIFIHDAEIRLNEGDTVYFDASTPHAMRAEDGKPCKFLAIISK; translated from the coding sequence ATGAATGAAATTAAAGAAATAGCGCAGCGGATCAGCGTTCTGCGCGAGATCGAAGAAATTGGAATTGAAGAAATGGCGCAGCTTACGGGAAAGACCGTAGAAGAATACAGGGAATACGAATCCGGTGAAAAGGATTTTTCATTCAGTTTCCTGTATACGCTTGCAAACCGTTTCGGGGTTGATATTACGGAGCTTCTTACGGGGGATAATGCGAAGCTTAAGACCTTTACGCTGGTAAGAAAGGGCGAAGGACTTAAAATGGAACGCCGCAAGGCTTATAAATACCAGCATCTCGCGCCGATTTTCAAAAACCGGGCAATGGAACCGTTCCTTGTAACGGTGGAACCGAAAGATACGGACGCTGTAAAAAAGAACGCGCACGAAGGACAGGAACTCAATTATGTCGTGGAAGGAAGCATGACGATCTTTATTCATGATGCAGAGATACGCCTAAATGAAGGGGATACCGTCTATTTTGATGCCTCGACGCCGCACGCGATGCGCGCAGAGGATGGAAAGCCCTGTAAATTTTTAGCGATTATTTCAAAGTGA
- a CDS encoding formate--tetrahydrofolate ligase, with the protein MNNDLKIANSTVAEPIAKIAEKLGIPEEALVPYGKDIAKIQLSYLTQLEKTKKPGRLILITAINPTPAGEGKTTVSIGLADALSRRGRKTCLALREPSLGPVFGIKGGATGGGYAQAIPMEDINLHFTGDIYAVTTANNLLCAMIDNHIYHGNELRIDVKNITFKRCMDMNDRALRNIVCGLGVRTDGIPREDGFDISAASEIMAVLCLASGQADLRRRLDRITIGYNLDGEPVLAKDLGAGGAMSVILKEAIKPNLVQTLEHTPVLMHGGPFANIAHGCNSIIATKMANHLADYTVTEAGFGADLGAEKFLDIKCRAADLWPDAVVLVATVRALKYHGGVPKDQLNTENVDAVKKGIVNLQRHLGTLKNIYGLPVVVALNHFATDTQAEMDEALKQTASMGAKAVLCDVWAKGGEGALELADAVTDSILNHSSPSHPYDYAEPIAQKINDIATRVYGAERVDFSKTAKQKIKMYEDQGYANLPVCIAKTQYSFSDDPKKLGAPENFTMDVRDVALSSGAGFIVVLCGTIMRMPGLPKKPAAESITLNENGETIGLF; encoded by the coding sequence ATGAATAATGATTTGAAAATCGCGAATTCCACAGTGGCGGAGCCGATTGCGAAGATCGCGGAAAAGCTTGGTATTCCGGAAGAGGCTCTGGTTCCCTACGGAAAAGACATCGCAAAAATACAGCTTTCTTATTTAACGCAGCTTGAAAAAACGAAGAAGCCCGGACGCCTGATCCTCATTACCGCAATCAACCCAACGCCGGCCGGCGAAGGAAAAACAACCGTTTCCATCGGTCTTGCCGACGCCCTTTCCCGCAGGGGGCGGAAAACCTGCCTTGCCTTGCGGGAGCCATCCCTCGGCCCGGTTTTCGGTATCAAGGGCGGCGCTACAGGGGGCGGTTACGCACAGGCGATCCCTATGGAGGATATTAACCTGCATTTTACAGGCGATATTTATGCCGTAACCACGGCCAATAATTTATTGTGCGCGATGATCGATAATCACATTTATCATGGCAATGAACTGCGCATCGATGTAAAAAATATTACTTTTAAGCGCTGTATGGACATGAACGACCGTGCCCTCCGCAATATTGTCTGCGGCCTCGGCGTACGTACGGACGGTATCCCCCGTGAAGATGGCTTCGATATTTCCGCAGCATCTGAAATCATGGCAGTGCTTTGCCTCGCCTCCGGTCAAGCCGACCTTAGAAGACGGCTTGACCGGATCACCATTGGTTACAATCTGGATGGGGAGCCTGTTTTGGCCAAAGATCTTGGCGCAGGCGGGGCAATGTCCGTTATTCTCAAGGAGGCAATCAAGCCGAACTTGGTACAAACGCTGGAGCATACCCCGGTCCTCATGCACGGCGGGCCGTTTGCTAACATCGCGCATGGATGCAACAGTATCATCGCCACTAAAATGGCAAACCACCTTGCGGATTATACTGTTACGGAAGCTGGTTTCGGCGCGGATCTCGGTGCAGAAAAATTCCTCGACATCAAATGCCGGGCGGCAGACCTATGGCCGGACGCAGTGGTCCTCGTTGCCACTGTCCGGGCGTTAAAATATCACGGTGGTGTTCCAAAAGATCAGTTGAACACCGAAAATGTAGATGCTGTGAAAAAAGGGATCGTTAACCTCCAGCGCCATCTCGGCACACTGAAAAATATTTATGGCCTTCCCGTTGTCGTTGCGCTTAACCATTTCGCAACCGATACGCAGGCAGAAATGGACGAGGCGCTGAAACAAACGGCGTCCATGGGCGCGAAAGCCGTCCTGTGCGATGTTTGGGCAAAAGGCGGGGAAGGCGCGCTCGAACTTGCGGATGCGGTTACGGATTCCATACTGAATCATTCTTCCCCCAGTCATCCGTATGATTACGCCGAACCGATTGCGCAAAAAATAAACGACATCGCCACCCGGGTCTACGGTGCGGAGCGCGTTGATTTTTCCAAAACTGCAAAACAAAAAATAAAAATGTACGAGGATCAGGGATATGCAAACCTTCCTGTCTGCATCGCAAAAACGCAATATTCTTTTTCGGATGACCCAAAAAAGCTCGGGGCTCCGGAGAACTTCACGATGGATGTCCGCGATGTGGCCTTAAGCTCCGGCGCCGGCTTTATCGTCGTATTGTGCGGGACGATCATGCGCATGCCCGGCCTTCCCAAAAAACCGGCTGCAGAGAGTATTACGTTAAATGAAAACGGAGAAACCATCGGTTTGTTTTAA
- a CDS encoding MurR/RpiR family transcriptional regulator, whose protein sequence is MAEDFYDFTSAKINSLSNTEKQIFNFVVRNMHLVKNMSIRDLAAACFVSTTTLFRFVKKLGFSGYSEFTAMIRLTERTSKNITIPNVISKKDYQEDYLKNVIEAVKVISNDKIDLFNRIMDRYPVVYILGLGLSADVAQYLRRILTVLGYHAETPVEDYEINSVLKRIKREDVLMVLSYSGNNRKLARYIEQIVTVATPTIISITRADNNIIQNMSDLNFYMFADDISIDGIDITSRCGMIAVIETLMYKRITELK, encoded by the coding sequence ATGGCGGAAGATTTCTATGATTTTACAAGTGCAAAAATAAACAGTCTGTCTAATACGGAAAAGCAGATTTTTAATTTTGTGGTCAGGAATATGCATCTTGTCAAGAATATGAGTATCCGCGACCTTGCGGCGGCTTGTTTTGTTTCCACAACGACGCTCTTCCGGTTTGTCAAAAAACTTGGCTTTTCCGGGTATTCCGAGTTCACGGCAATGATCCGCCTGACCGAACGGACCTCCAAGAATATCACGATTCCAAATGTAATCAGCAAAAAAGACTATCAGGAGGATTACCTGAAAAATGTCATCGAAGCAGTAAAGGTAATCAGCAATGATAAGATTGATCTTTTTAACAGGATTATGGACCGGTATCCGGTGGTATATATCCTTGGGCTTGGGCTCAGCGCTGATGTTGCGCAATATTTGCGGCGCATCCTTACGGTGCTCGGTTATCATGCCGAAACGCCGGTAGAGGATTATGAAATCAATTCCGTGCTAAAGCGGATCAAGCGGGAAGATGTGCTGATGGTGCTTTCCTACTCCGGAAATAACCGAAAGCTCGCGCGGTATATTGAACAGATCGTTACAGTGGCGACGCCTACAATTATTTCGATCACAAGGGCAGACAACAACATTATACAAAATATGAGCGACCTCAATTTTTATATGTTTGCAGATGATATCTCAATTGACGGGATCGACATCACGTCGCGTTGTGGAATGATAGCGGTAATCGAAACGCTGATGTATAAAAGGATTACGGAGCTGAAATAG
- a CDS encoding glutathione peroxidase: MNVYDFDVKKMNGEMQAMRDYEGKVLLIVNTASKCGFTPQFEGLEKLYQAYGERGLVIVGFPCNQFAGQDPGTNEEIKEFCSLNYGVTFPMMAKVDVNGENAAPLYQYLKSQKGFKGFDMEHPIAPKLDEILSAADKDYAQNSDIKWNFTKFLVDRNGAVVERFEPTSTPEQIAPSIEKLL, encoded by the coding sequence ATGAATGTTTATGATTTTGATGTTAAAAAGATGAACGGCGAAATGCAGGCAATGCGGGATTACGAGGGAAAGGTTTTGCTTATTGTTAACACAGCGAGCAAATGTGGATTCACCCCTCAATTTGAAGGACTCGAGAAGCTGTATCAAGCTTACGGGGAGAGGGGACTGGTGATCGTCGGGTTCCCCTGCAACCAATTTGCAGGGCAGGATCCGGGCACAAATGAGGAAATCAAAGAGTTTTGCTCCCTCAATTATGGGGTAACATTTCCGATGATGGCGAAGGTCGATGTAAACGGAGAAAATGCGGCTCCGCTTTATCAGTATCTGAAATCGCAAAAAGGATTCAAAGGATTTGATATGGAACATCCAATTGCTCCCAAGCTCGATGAAATACTGAGTGCCGCGGATAAAGACTATGCCCAAAACAGTGATATCAAGTGGAACTTTACAAAATTCCTGGTCGACAGGAACGGTGCGGTCGTAGAACGGTTTGAGCCGACCTCTACGCCGGAACAGATAGCGCCGTCGATTGAAAAACTTCTTTGA